One window from the genome of Cucumis melo cultivar AY chromosome 12, USDA_Cmelo_AY_1.0, whole genome shotgun sequence encodes:
- the LOC103484857 gene encoding uncharacterized protein LOC103484857, translating to MERNVKKSTLDQPSNYEQIRLTNMEGRNQGLGSTNQRSFHDPSSNISTNIRPPEYNMLVVGVASPGHNYSIQTGEEFALEFMRERVNAKHHFVPTNSPDPGVSTGYMDLKGMLGIPHASSESGSSIAMLNPVEKDHVQHFERGSLPHEEKSSYNSMRFVPRASSRNDVSRLHSFTSSGASDSTSRKVKFLCSFGGKVMPRPSDGKLRYVGGETRIIRITKDISWSNLLQKTSTIYDQVHTIKYQLPGEDLDALVSVSCDEDLQNMMEECNIPENGGSTKPRMFLFSISDLEDSQMGVGSAEGGSEIEYVIAVNGMDLSSRRNSTPLGNTSGNNLDELLALNVGLESGQVAPQLSDNMKSSLTITPSFPQSSQTIWTNSSGGFKSSLQPLSGQKLQQGELGPSQPSSFRPMQSFPEKIGKTSVSSSIQSQHDYVLNTNAQPVENVPPMPSKGYVNQHGGLASSYPVSGFHTQDSDASSREGKITEISTSKLSEPDEFQSLEKEVSFKDAQMKRESSLHKIDETNESPNFDHECVVSSNLNDASVLNYNTKGMQVINSDTDVGSSLLLTKNNKHQDPAPESVSLEASNEGNKGTKEDKFLSDELPTSGFGASKADETGFSYLEPILPQRVFHSERIPREQAELNRLSKSDDSFGSQFLRTQGNSDYSQTIIESAETLLDGNMTLESEQFVSSSKLPCGNHQTIEDGLEPFEKYKTSADKNSKTMNISGEHDGSEVSDMSNIKSPSACRKEAEGLAHLTAGEEVPDKHKEESLMGPLESGWIEGSTHNNHGNETQEQVEPSSLTENPGKNATQVEPGVDIGTSEHGDILIDINDRFPRDFLSDIFSKARNSENISGINPLHGNGAGLSVNVENHEPKRWSYFRNLAQEEFVGRDVSLMDQDHLGFSSSLGNVEEGGTVNRYPLLNSDVGAIYEKDSHNFDDNIQQESRLLTGPSTTNLYTEYNSSQLKDNESMHEPSSKSPQAENVDAKLDGQDLGVPLVDFYLEDFDISTLQIIKNEDLEEQRELGSGTFGTVYHGKWRGTDVAIKRIKKSCFTCRSSEQERLTIEFWREAEILSKLHHPNVVAFYGVVQDGPGGTLATVTEFMVNGSLRNVLLSKERYLDRRKRLIIAMDAAFGMEYLHSKNIVHFDLKCDNLLVNLKDPFRPICKVGDFGLSKIKRNTLVTGGVRGTLPWMAPELLNGSSSKVSEKVDVFSFGIVLWEILTGEEPYANMHYGAIIGGIVNNTLRPPVPSFCDPDWRLLMEQCWSPDPVARPSFTDIARRLRVMSTAAQTRSPQNQMPK from the exons ATGGAAAGAAATGTGAAAAAAAGTACCCTAGATCAACCAAGTAATTATGAACAAATTCGACTTACTAATATGGAAGGAAGAAATCAGGGACTTGGGTCTACAAATCAAAGATCTTTCCATGATCCATCGAGTAATATCAGCACTAACATTCGCCCCCCTGAATATAATATGCTAGTTGTAGGTGTAGCTAGTCCTGGCCATAACTACTCCATTCAAACTGGCGAGGAGTTCGCACTTGAATTTATGCGAGAAAGGGTGAATGCCAAACATCACTTTGTTCCCACCAATAGTCCTGACCCAGGTGTTTCAACTGGGTACATGGATTTAAAAGGCATGCTGGGAATTCCCCATGCAAGTTCAGAAAGTGGATCTAGCATTGCCATGCTCAACCCTGTAGAAAAAGATCATGTCCAACATTTTGAAAGAGGGAGTTTGCCACATGAAGAAAAAAGTTCATATAATTCAATGAGGTTTGTCCCAAGAGCCTCATCGAGAAATGATGTTAGTCGGCTTCACAGTTTTACATCTTCAGGAGCATCTGATAGCACATCAAGAAAGGTGAAATTCCTGTGCAGTTTTGGTGGTAAAGTCATGCCGCGGCCTAGTGATGGTAAACTTCGGTATGTTGGGGGTGAAACACGTATTATCCGTATAACCAAGGATATTTCTTGGTCAAACCTGCTGCAGAAAACATCAACAATTTACGATCAAGTTCACACTATTAAATATCAGCTACCTGGTGAGGATCTTGATGCATTGGTTTCTGTATCTTGTGATGAGGATTTGCAGAACATGATGGAGGAATGTAATATACCAGAAAATGGGGGTTCAACGAAACCAAGAATGTTCTTGTTTTCTATTTCTGATTTGGAGGATTCTCAAATGGGTGTTGGGAGTGCGGAGGGTGGTTCAGAGATTGAATATGTGATTGCTGTAAATGGTATGGACCTCAGTTCAAGAAGGAACTCAACTCCCTTGGGTAATACTTCAGGAAACAATTTGGATGAGTTACTTGCCCTTAATGTTGGATTAGAGAGTGGTCAAGTTGCGCCACAATTGTCTGATAACATGAAATCATCTTTGACCATTACTCCTTCATTTCCTCAGTCTTCTCAAACCATTTGGACAAATTCGTCTGGTGGTTTTAAGTCCAGTTTGCAGCCATTGTCAGGACAAAAGTTGCAGCAAGGTGAGCTTGGGCCTTCCCAACCCTCTTCTTTCCGCCCCATGCAGAGCTTTCCTGAAAAAATTGGAAAGACGTCAGTCTCTTCATCTATTCAGTCACAACATGATTACGTTCTTAATACCAATGCACAACCTGTAGAAAATGTACCTCCAATGCCCAGCAAAGGGTATGTGAATCAACATGGTGGCTTGGCCTCATCCTATCCGGTCAGTGGTTTTCACACACAAGATTCAGATGCTTCGTCAAGGGAGGGGAAAATTACAGAGATCTCAACTTCAAAGCTGAGTGAACCTGATGAATTTCAATCGTTGGAGAAGGAGGTATCGTTTAAGGATGCACAAATGAAAAGGGAAAGCTCACTCCATAAGATTGATGAAACTAATGAAAGTCCAAATTTTGATCATGAATGTGTAGTTTCATCCAACCTAAATGATGCTTCTGTTTTGAACTATAACACAAAAGGAATGCAAGTAATTAATTCAGACACAGATGTAGGGTCAAGTTTACTGCTTACGAAAAACAACAAGCATCAAGATCCGGCTCCAGAATCTGTGTCCTTGGAAGCGAGTAATGAAGGGAACAAGGGAACTAAAGAAGATAAATTTTTATCTGATGAACTTCCAACTTCTGGGTTTGGTGCCTCCAAGGCTGATGAAACAGGGTTTAGCTACCTCGAGCCAATTTTACCTCAGCGTgtttttcattctgaaaggatTCCAAGGGAGCAGGCTGAATTGAACCGTTTATCAAAGTCTGATGATTCTTTTGGCTCTCAGTTTCTGCGAACTCAGGGAAACTCTGATTATTCTCAGACAATTATTGAATCAGCTGAAACATTGCTGGATGGGAATATGACTTTGGAGTCTGAGCAATTTGTTTCATCATCAAAGTTACCATGTGGAAATCATCAAACTATAGAAGATGGATTGGAACCATTTGAAAAGTACAAAACATCAGCAGATAAGAATAGTAAAACAATGAATATTTCAGGTGAGCATGATGGGTCCGAAGTCAGTGATATGTCCAATATTAAAAGTCCATCTGCCTGTAGGAAGGAAGCAGAAGGTTTGGCTCATCTTACGGCAGGTGAAGAAGTTCCAGACAAGCATAAGGAGGAATCTTTGATGGGACCACTAGAATCAGGCTGGATTGAAGGAAGTACACATAATAACCATGGAAATGAAACTCAGGAGCAAGTAGAGCCTTCATCATTGACAGAGAACCCTGGTAAGAATGCTACTCAAGTAGAGCCTGGAGTTGATATTGGCACTTCAGAGCATGGGGACATTCTTATTGATATTAATGACCGCTTTCCACGTGATTTCCTTTCTGATATATTCTCAAAGGCCAGAAACTCTGAAAACATTTCTGGTATCAATCCATTGCATGGTAATGGAGCTGGCTTGAGCGTGAATGTGGAGAATCACGAGCCTAAGCGTTGGTCATACTTCAGAAACTTGGCTCAGGAGGAGTTTGTTGGAAGAGATGTTTCCCTTATGGATCAAGATCACCTAGGCTTCTCTTCCTCACTTGGAAATGTTGAAGAAGGGGGTACCGTGAACAGGTATCCCCTTTTAAATTCAGATGTAGGTGCCATTTATGAAAAAGACTCTCATAATTTTGACGACAACATTCAGCAGGAATCACGTCTCCTCACTGGACCCAGCACCACAAATCTGTATACAGAATATAATTCTTCACAGCTCAAGGACAATGAAAGCATGCATGAGCCTAGCTCTAAATCCCCACAAGCTGAGAATGTG GATGCAAAGTTGGATGGCCAAGATCTTGGCGTACCTCTTGTTGATTTTTAtcttgaagattttgatattaGTACATTGCAG ATAATTAAGAATGAAGATCTTGAGGAGCAACGAGAATTGGGTTCTGGCACATTTGGTACAGTGTATCATGGGAAGTGGCGAGGAACAGATGTAGCTATTAAGCGGATAAAGAAAAGTTGTTTCACTTGTAGATCCTCGGAGCAAGAAAGATTG acGATAGAGTTTTGGCGTGAAGCTGAGATTCTTTCAAAGCTTCACCATCCAAATGTGGTGGCCTTTTATGGTGTGGTGCAGGATGGACCAGGTGGGACATTGGCTACGGTGACTGAATTCATGGTCAATGGCTCCTTGCGGAATGTTTTACTTAGCAAAGAACG GTACTTGGATCGACGGAAGAGGCTCATTATTGCAATGGACGCAGCATTTGGAATGGAATATCTGCATTCAAAGAATATTGTGCACTTTGATTTGAAATGTGACAACTTGCTTGTCAACTTGAAAGATCCTTTTCGGCCAATTTGTAAG GTTGGAGATTTTGgtttgtcaaaaataaaaaggaataccTTAGTCACTGGTGGTGTGAGAGGGACCCTTCCGTGGATGGCTCCTGAACTACTTAATGGTAGCAGCAGCAAGGTTTCAGAAAAG